In the Devosia sp. SL43 genome, one interval contains:
- a CDS encoding TetR/AcrR family transcriptional regulator → MTRDKILNAAEALFAQSGFASVSLREITTRAEVTLALSTYHFGTKEKLLEAIVARRADILCDARQARLSALQNPSVRDLLDAFMAPMFEKATSDGPEWADYFRVLARLGGDNQWLDVLARHFDETAKLFVAALMKAMPSADRGHVARAFTMVLQIMLATVSKHGRVDMLTEGSVEGGDLDSAYPVLLQFVTHGLESFNQR, encoded by the coding sequence ATGACGCGCGACAAGATCCTGAACGCGGCTGAGGCGCTGTTTGCCCAGAGCGGTTTCGCGTCGGTCTCGCTCCGCGAAATCACCACGCGAGCCGAGGTGACGCTGGCCTTGTCGACCTATCATTTCGGCACCAAGGAAAAGCTGCTGGAAGCCATCGTGGCACGTCGGGCGGACATATTGTGCGACGCGCGCCAGGCGCGGCTCTCGGCCCTGCAGAACCCGAGTGTGCGTGATCTGCTGGATGCCTTCATGGCGCCGATGTTTGAAAAGGCGACTTCCGATGGCCCCGAATGGGCCGACTATTTCCGTGTGCTCGCCCGGCTAGGCGGGGACAACCAGTGGCTGGACGTCCTGGCCCGGCATTTTGACGAGACGGCGAAGCTGTTTGTGGCAGCGCTGATGAAAGCCATGCCTTCGGCAGATCGCGGGCATGTCGCGCGAGCCTTCACCATGGTGCTGCAGATCATGCTGGCGACGGTTTCCAAGCATGGCCGCGTTGACATGCTGACCGAGGGCAGCGTGGAGGGCGGCGACCTGGACAGTGCCTATCCGGTGCTGCTGCAATTTGTGACCCATGGTCTGGAGAGTTTCAACCAGCGCTGA
- a CDS encoding ABC transporter substrate-binding protein — MAYITLKSLAYGAALVAVSALGITATAPAMAQEMQTIRVERSPVGQFEGLFIAQDLGLFEERGIVLDIKVGASPDGALAQLMSGQQDVAMTGAVPLTAAVANGLPVVAVLNAQDQEPDTATYGLIVPADSPIQTIADLKGKKIGLPGIASPQGSVLIRTLEANGLTRDDVELVNLPFPGVLQAIDAGSVDAGIPIGLFYDLAIQQGNRELKEVFDSSTFGFPSVIFASNKEWADQNAELLGKFIEAMTLGYEYANANDDAVRDVDIKMTQLPPEYLKVRAISPFQAAFNADAWNLENEFLAKYGFISRVPTAEEYIWSGAPRQ; from the coding sequence ATGGCATATATAACTTTGAAGAGCCTTGCCTACGGAGCGGCGCTGGTCGCCGTCTCCGCGCTGGGCATTACCGCCACGGCCCCGGCCATGGCGCAGGAGATGCAGACCATTCGGGTGGAACGTTCACCCGTAGGTCAATTTGAGGGACTGTTCATCGCGCAGGACCTCGGGCTTTTCGAGGAGCGCGGCATCGTGCTCGATATCAAGGTCGGCGCCTCGCCCGATGGCGCCCTGGCGCAGTTGATGTCGGGCCAGCAAGACGTCGCCATGACTGGCGCCGTGCCCTTGACCGCAGCGGTGGCCAACGGCCTGCCTGTTGTTGCCGTCCTTAATGCACAGGATCAGGAGCCAGACACCGCAACCTATGGCCTGATCGTGCCTGCCGACAGCCCGATCCAGACTATCGCCGATCTCAAGGGTAAGAAGATCGGATTGCCTGGCATTGCTAGCCCTCAGGGCTCGGTGCTTATCCGCACGCTTGAAGCCAACGGCCTGACCCGCGACGACGTCGAGCTTGTTAACCTGCCCTTCCCCGGCGTGCTGCAGGCCATCGATGCCGGTAGCGTTGATGCGGGTATCCCGATCGGCCTGTTTTATGACCTGGCCATTCAGCAGGGCAATCGCGAGCTCAAGGAAGTGTTCGACAGTTCGACCTTCGGGTTCCCGTCGGTGATTTTTGCCTCGAACAAGGAATGGGCCGACCAGAACGCCGAACTGCTGGGCAAGTTCATCGAGGCCATGACGCTGGGCTATGAATATGCCAATGCGAACGATGACGCCGTCCGCGACGTCGATATCAAGATGACCCAGCTGCCGCCGGAATATCTCAAGGTCCGTGCAATCTCGCCCTTCCAGGCAGCATTCAATGCCGACGCGTGGAACCTTGAGAATGAATTCCTGGCCAAGTACGGCTTCATCTCCCGCGTCCCGACTGCCGAAGAATACATCTGGTCCGGCGCCCCGCGCCAGTAA
- a CDS encoding SMP-30/gluconolactonase/LRE family protein — protein MTNPLIGWQIDPQDLQYVGHDLERPECILAERDGTLWSADGRGGVVRIDPDGHQELVLQRGQSPNTASSFTDRLVNTRGSLPNGLAFDENGDFLIANFGTDQLELMTRHGESRVLLDKIDGRPIGKANFVTRDRKGRLWLTVTTQMVPWTEHVKTNSRDGYVALIDKNGARIVADNLCGTNELRFDRNEEWLYVAETTSRNITRFRVDGDRLVDRQIYGPANVGGFCDGIAFDDYGNLWTTLIMADRLVAITPDGDLLTILDAGGDPAPLAALDAAWEAGQVTPELMGACGGTICRWMASLTFGGPDLRTVYLGSLQGTRIPYFQAPVGGQPLIYW, from the coding sequence ATGACAAACCCACTGATCGGCTGGCAGATCGACCCGCAGGACCTTCAATATGTCGGGCATGACCTCGAGCGTCCCGAATGTATCCTGGCTGAGCGCGACGGGACGCTGTGGTCGGCCGATGGCCGGGGTGGCGTGGTGCGTATCGACCCGGATGGCCATCAGGAACTGGTGCTGCAGCGCGGCCAGTCGCCCAACACGGCATCCAGTTTCACGGACCGGCTGGTCAATACACGGGGTAGTCTGCCCAATGGGCTGGCGTTTGATGAGAACGGCGACTTCCTGATCGCCAATTTCGGAACCGACCAGCTCGAGCTGATGACCCGGCATGGCGAGAGCCGTGTCTTGTTGGACAAGATTGACGGGCGCCCGATCGGCAAGGCCAATTTCGTGACTCGCGACCGCAAGGGGCGGCTCTGGCTGACCGTCACCACGCAGATGGTGCCATGGACCGAGCACGTCAAAACCAACTCGCGCGATGGCTATGTCGCGCTGATTGACAAGAATGGGGCGCGGATCGTCGCCGACAATCTGTGCGGCACCAACGAGCTGCGGTTTGATCGCAATGAGGAATGGCTCTACGTCGCCGAGACGACGTCGCGCAATATCACCCGCTTCAGGGTGGATGGCGACCGGCTGGTGGACCGGCAGATCTATGGTCCTGCAAATGTCGGCGGGTTCTGTGACGGCATCGCGTTTGATGACTATGGCAATCTATGGACGACGCTGATCATGGCGGACCGTCTGGTGGCGATAACGCCGGACGGCGACTTGCTCACCATTCTTGATGCGGGCGGCGATCCGGCGCCACTGGCCGCGCTGGACGCTGCCTGGGAAGCGGGTCAGGTGACACCCGAGTTGATGGGGGCATGCGGCGGGACCATCTGCCGATGGATGGCCTCGCTGACATTTGGTGGACCTGATTTGCGGACAGTCTATCTGGGCTCGCTGCAGGGCACGCGAATACCGTATTTTCAGGCGCCGGTAGGCGGGCAGCCGCTGATCTATTGGTAG